From one Lycium barbarum isolate Lr01 chromosome 6, ASM1917538v2, whole genome shotgun sequence genomic stretch:
- the LOC132643784 gene encoding uncharacterized protein LOC132643784, protein MGSLLYVPAEKLEMTKELYHLANLGVHLLDSEDTGIALQNISQSTLASDVKTQQYEDPVLVNIKERVLTKSTHFLPVRTTYAAEDYVKLYLKEIVLPYGIPLSIISDRGAQVTAKKCRSPAGWFEVGEANLFGPDLVHQAIEKVKLIQERLRTAQSCQKSYADVRRRQLSFRIVRKVGQVAYELELPSELQAVHPFFHVSMLRKCIGDPSRIVPVDDTQVTENLTYEEEPIAILDRQVHRLRNKDVASVKVLWRSKDGGRDDVGS, encoded by the exons atgggtagtttgtTGTATGTGCCAGCAGAAAAGCTGGAAATGACTAAGGAACTTTATCATTTAGCGAATCTGGGAGTTCACCTACTAGATTCGGAAGACACTGGAATTGCTTTACAGAATATATCCCAATCAACTCTTGCCTCAGATGTAAAGACTCAACAGTATGAAGATCCAGTTTTAGTTAATATTAAGGAAAGAGT gttAACTAAATCAACCCATTTCTTGCCAGTAAGAACTACCTATGCTGCTGAAGACTATGTTAagctgtatcttaaggagattgtgctcCCTTATGGCATTCCGTTGTCAATTATTTCGGACAGAGGCGCTCAGGTTACGGCAAA aaaaTGTAGGTCTCCTGCCGGTTGGTTTGAAGTCGGAGAAGCAAACTTATTCGGACCAGACCTTGTTCATCAGGCTATtgaaaaggtaaagcttattcaggaacgGTTACGCACAGCTCAGAGttgtcagaaatcttatgcagatgtaCGACGACGACAATTGAGTTTTAG gatCGTCCGAAAGGTAGGccaggtagcttatgaattggagttACCATCAGAACTGCAAGCAGTTCATCCAttttttcatgtatccatgctgagaaaatgtattggagatccgtCCAGAATTGTACCTGTTGACGATACACAAGTTACAGAAAATTTGACATATGAGGAAGAACCAATTGCTATTCTCGATAGACAAGTCCACAGACTCAGAAACAAAGATGTGGCTTCAGtcaaggttctatggaggagtaaAGATGGGGGAAGAGATGacgtgggaagctga